A section of the Malania oleifera isolate guangnan ecotype guangnan chromosome 2, ASM2987363v1, whole genome shotgun sequence genome encodes:
- the LOC131149380 gene encoding LOB domain-containing protein 1-like: protein MECSDTTMTNTTTAPSSPVSAPSPSSSSSPPPPQPAPAAAANVVVSPCAACKILRRRCAEKCVLAPYFPPSEPYKFTIAHRVFGASNIIKFLQELPEAQRADAVSSMVYEANARIRDPVYGCAGAICQLQKQVSELQGQLAKAQAELVTMHCHQANLVAFLCMEMAQQHNRPSSPHQSPLHHQPHAAAAAAAAAAVSFQDPHSALDEDHNNEAAAAVGSPPYTSLQSSSCFFDDANPGSLWELPLWT, encoded by the exons ATGGAGTGCAGCGACACCACAATGACGAACACTACTACTGCCCCATCCTCTCCAGTATCTGCCCCTTCTCcctcgtcttcttcttctccccctCCGCCGCAGCCTGCGCCTGCCGCGGCGGCGAATGTCGTGGTGAGCCCGTGCGCGGCCTGCAAGATCCTGCGGCGGCGATGCGCGGAGAAGTGCGTGCTGGCCCCCTACTTCCCCCCCTCCGAGCCCTACAAGTTCACCATTGCCCACCGAGTCTTCGGCGCCAGCAACATCATCAAGTTCTTGCAG GAACTGCCAGAGGCACAGAGGGCAGATGCAGTGAGCAGCATGGTGTACGAGGCAAACGCGAGGATAAGGGACCCGGTGTACGGCTGCGCCGGCGCCATATGCCAGCTCCAGAAGCAGGTCAGCGAGCTTCAGGGGCAGCTAGCCAAGGCCCAGGCGGAGCTCGTCACCATGCACTGCCACCAGGCCAACCTCGTGGCCTTCCTCTGCATGGAGATGGCCCAGCAGCACAACCGCCCGTCTTCTCCTCACCAATCTCCCCTTCATCACCAGCCCCACGcggccgccgccgccgccgccgcagCCGCCGTGTCGTTCCAAGACCCCCACTCTGCACTGGACGAGGACCACAACAACGAGGCGGCTGCCGCCGTGGGCAGCCCCCCCTACACTTCTCTGCAGAGCAGTTCCTGCTTCTTCGACGACGCCAACCCCGGGTCCTTGTGGGAACTACCCCTCTGGACATGA